Proteins co-encoded in one Polynucleobacter sp. MWH-UH19D genomic window:
- a CDS encoding disulfide bond formation protein B, translating into MSKQSFPSLASLGNQLALLAVVGALSYAFFDQLYFGELPCPLCLMQRIGFVIIGFALVLNIRCGAHSAHYGWGIIGGLVGMMVSLRQVFLHILPGDKGFGKTFLELHFYTWAFVGYLGLLAGMAILLMLPNRDVRSRSWFANILIIAFILLVFGNLVSTLLECGVGACADDPSRYEGWLWLRSRFGF; encoded by the coding sequence ATGAGTAAACAGTCTTTTCCTTCATTGGCATCACTTGGTAATCAACTAGCCTTATTGGCGGTCGTTGGTGCCTTGTCCTATGCCTTTTTCGACCAGCTCTATTTTGGCGAGCTACCTTGCCCACTGTGCTTGATGCAACGCATTGGTTTTGTCATTATTGGATTTGCGCTGGTATTAAATATTCGTTGTGGTGCTCATTCTGCTCACTATGGTTGGGGCATCATCGGTGGTTTAGTTGGGATGATGGTTTCCTTGCGTCAAGTTTTTCTTCATATTCTTCCGGGCGATAAAGGTTTCGGGAAAACTTTTCTAGAGCTTCATTTTTATACCTGGGCTTTTGTTGGTTACTTGGGCTTGTTAGCTGGCATGGCTATTTTGCTCATGTTGCCAAATCGAGATGTGCGTTCGCGCTCTTGGTTTGCCAATATTCTAATTATCGCTTTCATTCTGCTTGTGTTTGGCAATCTTGTGTCTACGCTGCTGGAGTGTGGTGTTGGTGCCTGTGCCGATGATCCAAGTCGTTACGAGGGTTGGCTTTGGTTACGTTCTCGTTTTGGTTTTTAA
- a CDS encoding DUF5993 family protein, with amino-acid sequence MFLPFLTAFVGLILVWFEKRLAGLSVLAVTVAVLIVWFRFHANSHLNISL; translated from the coding sequence ATGTTCCTGCCTTTTCTGACAGCTTTTGTTGGTCTCATCCTGGTTTGGTTTGAGAAACGTCTTGCTGGTCTTTCTGTTCTTGCGGTGACCGTTGCCGTGCTCATAGTGTGGTTCCGTTTTCATGCGAATAGCCATCTGAATATCAGTCTTTAA
- a CDS encoding enoyl-CoA hydratase/isomerase family protein: MPHPPCLNLQIDGAIARITFNNPAARNAMTWPMYEELKSICGALAINPSIRVAIFRGAGDKAFVSGSDIQQFVDLKKDEAYEVAVDNIFSSLQQLPMPTIALIEGLAVGSGLLIATACDFRISTPDARFGIPVARTLGNCLSPSNLSWISAHLGIPIVKKMLLTSELIKAPELLASGYLYETANAEEITQAADALAQKLATLAPITQKASKLTIARLLESNLPECTDLMRETYNSLDFKEGVNAFLEGRPPKWAGK; the protein is encoded by the coding sequence ATGCCACATCCCCCTTGCCTTAATCTTCAAATAGACGGGGCAATTGCTCGCATTACTTTCAATAATCCGGCCGCACGTAATGCTATGACCTGGCCCATGTACGAGGAACTCAAATCTATTTGTGGCGCCTTGGCCATCAATCCATCCATTCGGGTCGCCATCTTTAGAGGTGCTGGTGACAAAGCATTTGTATCAGGCAGCGACATTCAGCAATTTGTTGATCTAAAAAAAGATGAGGCTTACGAAGTGGCTGTAGACAACATCTTCAGCTCACTCCAGCAATTACCGATGCCGACTATTGCCCTGATTGAAGGTTTAGCCGTTGGCAGCGGTTTGCTGATTGCTACCGCTTGTGATTTCCGCATCTCCACACCTGATGCACGTTTTGGTATTCCTGTTGCGCGCACTTTGGGCAATTGCTTATCTCCCAGCAACCTCTCATGGATTAGCGCTCACCTAGGCATCCCGATAGTTAAAAAAATGCTTCTGACTAGCGAATTAATTAAAGCCCCAGAGTTACTTGCCTCGGGCTATCTTTATGAAACTGCTAATGCAGAAGAAATTACTCAAGCAGCGGATGCTCTTGCCCAAAAGCTCGCCACTCTAGCGCCTATTACTCAAAAGGCCAGCAAGCTAACCATAGCGCGCTTATTAGAAAGCAATCTTCCCGAATGTACTGATCTGATGCGCGAGACCTACAACAGCCTAGACTTTAAAGAAGGCGTCAATGCTTTCCTAGAGGGTCGCCCACCGAAGTGGGCTGGCAAGTAA
- a CDS encoding alpha/beta hydrolase — translation MKTIRVLATVATLFTASVLIGLLTSCASNPSVNSATSANGGSPTASLYANAAPLDLRLSAWPYPYPTKEFKTSLQGVPASMIYMDVAAQGKQKGVVLLFHGKNFSSDYWAPTIAGLTQAGYRVIAPDQIGFGKSSKPNVQYHFDDLALNTKALLKSLGIQRVSVIANSMGGMVGVRFARLYPQTVQKLVLENPLGLEDYSKDIPSQQNDNLLKLEMAQTETSYRRFLQSYFPNWQPAYEKFVEVYVRVQKGPDYPAYAMTSVLTYQMIAEKPVVNDLPELKMPVLLVIGQKDRTVFGRRFAPPEAVKSLGNFPELGKKAQAIIPNAKLVPIDNVGHVPHVEVPDLFVTIVVQFLNQAKN, via the coding sequence ATGAAAACGATTCGCGTACTTGCCACAGTTGCTACGTTATTCACAGCTTCTGTATTGATTGGATTATTAACTTCCTGCGCCAGTAATCCATCAGTAAACTCAGCTACCAGTGCAAATGGTGGGTCTCCCACGGCATCGCTTTATGCCAATGCTGCCCCACTCGATTTACGTTTAAGTGCTTGGCCATATCCATATCCAACCAAGGAGTTCAAGACTAGCTTGCAGGGTGTGCCAGCTAGCATGATTTATATGGATGTTGCCGCCCAAGGGAAGCAAAAGGGTGTGGTGCTACTTTTTCATGGAAAGAATTTTTCTAGCGACTACTGGGCGCCAACAATTGCTGGCTTAACGCAAGCGGGCTATCGGGTGATAGCACCTGATCAAATTGGATTTGGTAAATCCTCAAAGCCAAATGTGCAATATCACTTTGATGATTTGGCTTTAAATACTAAAGCCTTGCTTAAATCATTGGGCATTCAGCGGGTTTCTGTGATTGCCAACTCAATGGGCGGTATGGTTGGGGTTCGGTTTGCGCGCCTGTATCCGCAAACAGTGCAAAAGCTGGTCTTAGAAAATCCTTTAGGTTTGGAGGATTACAGCAAAGATATACCGTCACAGCAAAACGATAATTTATTAAAGTTAGAAATGGCGCAAACCGAGACAAGTTATCGCCGTTTCTTGCAAAGCTATTTTCCAAATTGGCAACCTGCTTATGAAAAGTTTGTGGAGGTATATGTTCGTGTACAAAAGGGTCCTGACTATCCTGCATATGCAATGACATCGGTATTAACCTACCAAATGATTGCTGAGAAACCAGTGGTCAATGATTTGCCAGAGCTCAAAATGCCAGTATTGTTGGTGATTGGCCAAAAAGACCGTACAGTATTCGGAAGACGCTTTGCTCCACCAGAGGCGGTGAAGTCGTTGGGTAACTTCCCAGAGTTGGGTAAAAAAGCTCAAGCCATCATTCCGAATGCGAAACTAGTGCCGATTGATAACGTTGGTCATGTCCCACACGTTGAGGTGCCCGATCTATTTGTCACTATAGTTGTTCAGTTCTTAAATCAAGCCAAGAACTAA
- a CDS encoding fumarylacetoacetate hydrolase family protein, translating into MSSAFVIDPPVQISLPVTGDSRRFAVNRIYCVGRNYADHAREMGHDPDREPPFFFMKPANSIVTDGKDMAYPNLSNDVHHEIEMVVAIGKGGSNISADKALDHVYGYGVGLDMTRRDLQGEAKKMGRPWDTGKAFDQSAPCGEITPVTQCGHPSKGAVKLLVNGEERQSGDLNQLIWNVPDTIAYLSTLFTLEPGDLIFSGTPAGVGPVKKGDVLEGSVEGLKNLKTKIV; encoded by the coding sequence ATGAGTTCAGCATTTGTAATAGATCCGCCAGTGCAAATTTCTTTGCCTGTGACAGGCGATAGTCGTCGCTTTGCGGTAAACCGAATTTATTGTGTAGGCCGTAACTATGCGGATCATGCAAGAGAGATGGGGCATGACCCCGACCGCGAACCGCCATTCTTTTTTATGAAGCCAGCAAACTCGATCGTTACTGATGGTAAGGATATGGCTTATCCCAATTTATCAAATGATGTCCATCATGAAATTGAGATGGTTGTAGCAATTGGTAAAGGTGGTTCAAATATTTCGGCCGATAAGGCCCTGGACCATGTGTATGGTTATGGCGTGGGCCTTGATATGACAAGACGCGATTTGCAAGGAGAGGCAAAGAAGATGGGCCGCCCTTGGGATACAGGCAAGGCATTTGATCAATCCGCACCTTGCGGTGAGATTACCCCAGTAACTCAATGTGGTCACCCAAGTAAAGGTGCCGTGAAATTACTTGTAAATGGTGAAGAACGTCAGTCAGGCGATTTAAATCAATTGATCTGGAACGTGCCTGACACCATTGCGTATCTTTCGACCTTATTTACTCTAGAGCCAGGGGATTTAATTTTTTCAGGAACGCCTGCTGGAGTTGGTCCTGTGAAGAAGGGTGATGTTTTAGAGGGTAGTGTTGAGGGTTTAAAAAACCTCAAAACCAAAATTGTGTAA
- a CDS encoding SemiSWEET transporter, with amino-acid sequence MNLEPYQIEIVGYCAAFLTTVAFLPQAIWSWKTRDLSGISLGMYSLFTAGVGLWLVYGLVLEKWPLILANAMTFALALSILMLKLRHTATQRKQQK; translated from the coding sequence ATGAACCTTGAGCCCTACCAGATTGAGATTGTTGGCTATTGCGCCGCCTTTTTGACTACAGTTGCATTTTTACCTCAAGCAATTTGGTCATGGAAAACGCGTGATCTTTCTGGAATATCTCTGGGGATGTATTCTTTGTTTACAGCGGGGGTGGGTTTGTGGCTAGTTTATGGCTTGGTTCTAGAGAAGTGGCCATTGATTTTGGCTAATGCAATGACCTTTGCTTTGGCGCTGAGTATCTTGATGTTGAAATTGCGTCATACTGCTACACAAAGAAAGCAACAAAAATAA
- a CDS encoding c-type cytochrome, with the protein MKKILILPIVTGLLASVMSFSIFAQSGENTYKQVCANCHGAGVLNAPKFGDKAKWAPLIAEGQVTLTAHAYFGVRGMPPKGGNPNLSIEGFSDALVYMVNNSGGNWKSPDAKTIAAINKEIEARKTGVNKK; encoded by the coding sequence ATGAAAAAGATATTGATATTGCCAATCGTAACTGGGTTGCTTGCCTCCGTTATGTCATTCAGTATATTTGCCCAATCTGGCGAGAATACCTATAAGCAAGTATGTGCAAATTGTCATGGCGCTGGTGTACTAAATGCGCCTAAGTTTGGTGATAAGGCGAAGTGGGCGCCATTAATCGCAGAAGGCCAAGTTACCTTGACTGCCCACGCTTACTTTGGGGTACGTGGTATGCCGCCAAAAGGGGGCAATCCTAATTTAAGTATTGAGGGATTCTCCGATGCGCTTGTTTATATGGTGAATAACTCTGGTGGTAACTGGAAGTCGCCAGACGCTAAAACAATTGCAGCAATCAACAAAGAGATTGAAGCTCGCAAAACGGGAGTGAACAAGAAATAA